One genomic segment of Bombyx mori chromosome W, ASM3026992v2 includes these proteins:
- the LOC134201697 gene encoding uncharacterized protein LOC134201697: MDEIMKALKVIQLELDDHKKAIRESGENVTQQVTQNINKILEEKFFALEEKHEKLKEIVDNQEKRISFLEKQARQRNIVFFGIEELESSYDILGKNMLKWLEQHFSVKLTYSDLQEVKRLGKKNDRPRPVVVSFLNLDMKIKIFKQKRALQDTGYYMKEDYPKQVLEKRKQLQEQLKIEREKGNMAFLKYDKLVIPKQTSKRKLSPSPTKPTEDTPKEINTQTKKKNKPQSQHDPMARRTHSTSERVIKPGMLNFLTNKNTTIDKEISKNKA; this comes from the coding sequence ATGGATGAAATTATGAAAGCTCTAAAAGTAATCCAACTGGAATTAGACGATCACAAAAAAGCTATTAGAGAAAGTGGTGAAAACGTGACACAACAAGttacacaaaatataaataaaatattagaggAAAAATTTTTTGCCCTAGAAGAGAAAcatgaaaaattaaaagaaatagtaGATAATCAGGAGAAAAGAATCAGCTTTCTAGAAAAGCAAGCCAGACAAAGAAATATAGTTTTCTTCGGCATCGAAGAACTGGAATCTTCATATGATATCCTAGGAAAAAATATGCTTAAATGGTTAGAACAACATTTCTCAGTCAAACTAACCTATAGCGACCTACAAGAAGTTAAAAGACTAGGAAAGAAAAACGATAGACCACGTCCAGTAGTGGTATCTTTCTTAAACCTGGACATGAAGATCAAAATCTTTAAACAAAAAAGAGCACTGCAAGACACAGGTTACTATATGAAAGAAGACTACCCTAAACAAGTCTTAGAAAAGAGGAAACAACTACAAGAACAGttaaaaatagagagagaaaaaGGAAACATGGCTTTCCTAAAATATGATAAACTGGTCATACCTAAACAAACATCTAAAAGAAAGCTTTCTCCTTCACCAACAAAACCTACCGAGGACACGCCAAAGGAaataaacacacaaacaaaaaagaagAACAAACCACAATCACAGCACGATCCCATGGCGAGAAGAACACACAGTACCTCAGAAAGAGTAATTAAGCCGGGCATGCTAAACttcttaacaaataaaaacactacAATTGATAAAGAAATCTCCAAAAACAAGGCATAG